A region of Betta splendens chromosome 13, fBetSpl5.4, whole genome shotgun sequence DNA encodes the following proteins:
- the ube4a gene encoding ubiquitin conjugation factor E4 A — MTDQGNNNQNISCNPFAALFSSLADAKQFASGQKPEQKSAEPPLEESGESQSESENSVSDSVDDNDDSVAEISRSFRSRQELCEQLNVNHMIQRIFLITLDNSDPSLRGGNGIPPRCVYLEEMAADLDGQDWLDMDNIEQALFNRLLVLEPGNHLIYMTSCSAVNLSADRDAGEKRAIPYLFACYQRAKEEVTKVPEKLLPFAVRCKNLTVSNTQTVLLTPEIYVSQNVYEQLLDLLLDGFNGAQPEEVVEFVEEAIAGLLSDQEVRTFEEVIVPVFDIYQGRVKDMDLCQPLLYSYLDVLLYFSHNKDIAKVLVEHIQPKDPSSGLQYQKSLLGTVLSISCLLKTPGVVEGHGYFLNPSRSSAQETKVQEANIHQFIGQFHDKLHQILKNLMQRSGETRHLLLFWLGNCLQANAGRAKIWANQMPELFFQMYASDAFFLNLGAALLKLCQPFCRPSSPKLLTFNPTYVSLKGLSEEERHNRSVHARGLDKETCLIPVPPQQLVDCAQSYTLLTENLILTQLTLHVGFHRLHEQMVKMNQSLHRLQVTWQEAQRTSNPMSEQLLEQFERLMIVYLSTKAATTQPAMLQCCLNLQASTAALLVQLAMGNQGPEHVALSFPLPSLQTTMLCYIPEFFVENLGDFFIFLRRFADSVLETSAESLEQILNFITVYMGNVDRMKNPHLRAKLAEVLEAVMPHMEPVAPSAPQPIVFQRESVFCFYSHAPQLAEALITVFVDIEFTGDPHQFEQKFNYRRPMYPILKYMWSKDNYRESIKHLASYASENLEAMTPPLFLRFLNLLMNDAIFLLDEAIQYLSKIKILQLERDRGEWEALTPDARREKESSLQMFGQLGRFHNIMSNETIGTLAFLTSEIKGIFVHPFLAERIISMLNYFLQHLVGPKMGALKVKDFSEFDFKPQQLVSDICTIYLNLGDEENFCGTVPKDGRSYSPTLFSQTVRVLKKINKPGDMIVAFALLADKIKSYADRQQQEEETYADAPDEFLDPIMSTLMLDPVLLPSSNVTVDRSTIARHLLSDQTDPFNRSPLTMDQIRPNEELKQQILQWLEKHKQERLQLGPSG, encoded by the exons ATGACTGACCAGGGCAACAACAACCAGAACATCTCCTGCAACCCTTTCGCTGCCCTCTTCAGCTCATTGGCTGATGCCAAACAGTTCGCATCAGGCCAGAAGCCCGAACAAAAATCTGCTGAACCACCGC TGGAGGAGTCAGGCGAGAGCCAGTCAGAGTCGGAGAACTCTGTATCAGACAGCGTCGACGACAATGACGACTCCGTGGCAGAGATCAGCCGCTCCTTCCGGTCCCGGCAGGAGCTGTGTGAACAGCTTAATGTCAATCACATGATTCAGCGAATATTTCTTATCACTCTAGACAACA GTGACCCCAGCCTTAGGGGGGGCAATGGGATCCCCCCTCGGTGTGTGTACCTGGAGGAGATGGCTGCAGATCTGGATGGGCAGGACTGGCTGGACATGGACAACATAGAGCAG GCTCTGTTTAACCgtctgctggtgctggagccaGGAAACCACCTCATCTACATGACATCATGCAGCGCAGTTAACCTGTCTGCTGACCGTGATGCTGGAGAGAAACGTGCCATCCCTTATCTTTTTGCCTGTTACCAGAGGGCCAAGGAAGAG GTGACAAAGGTCCCGGAGAAGTTATTGCCGTTTGCTGTTCGCTGCAAGAACCTGACAGTTTCCAATACTCAGACGGTCCTGCTCACCCCGGAGATCTACGTCAGCCAGAATGTGTACGAACAGCTTTTGGATCTGTTGCTGGACGGTTTCAATGGCGCAC AACCAGAGGAGGTGGTTGAGTTTGTAGAAGAGGCCATTGCTGGTCTGCTCTCTGACCAGGAGGTGCGTACCTTTGAGGAGGTGATAGTACCCGTCTTTGACATCTATCAGGGACGCGTCAAAGACATGGACCTGTGCCAACCACTTCTTTACTCCTACCTGGATGTTCTGCTCTATTTCAGCCACAATAAGGACATTGCCAAG GTACTTGTGGAACACATTCAGCCCAAAGACCCAAGTAGCGGTTTGCAGTACCAGAAGAGCCTACTAGGGACAGTACTAAGTATCTCGTGCCTCTTAAAGACCCCAGGTGTGGTAGAGGGGCATGGCTATTTCCTGAATCCCTCTCGTTCCAGCGCCCAGGAGACAAAGGTGCAGGAGGCCAACATCCACCAG TTTATAGGCCAGTTTCATGACAAGCTGCACCAGATCTTGAAAAACTTAATGCAGCGATCAGGTGAGACTCGCCACCTCCTGCTCTTCTGGCTGGGGAACTGTCTGCAGGCCAACGCCGGCCGAGCCAAGATATGGGCCAATCAGATGCCGGAGCTCTTCTTCCAGATGTACGCTTCAGATGCGTTCTTCTTGAACCTGGGCGCTGCTCTGCTGAAGCTGTGCCAGCCATTCTGCAGGCCGTCGTCGCCCAAGCTGCTCACCTTTAACCCCACCTACGTGTCTCTAAAAGGACTGAGCGAGGAAGAGAGACACAATCGCAGTGTGCACGCAAgag GTCTTGACAAGGAAACCTGTCTGATCCCAGTACCCCCTCAACAGCTGGTGGATTGTGCACAGTCCTACACCCTGCTGACAGAAAATCTCATCCTCACCCAACTCACCTTGCATGTCGGCTTCCATAG ACTCCACGAGCAGATGGTGAAGATGAACCAGTCTCTCCACAGGCTCCAGGTGACCTGGCAGGAGGCCCAGCGGACGAGCAACCCAATGTCAGAACAACTCCTGGAGCAATTTGAGCGTCTGATGATTGTTTACCTGTCAACCAAAGCTGCCACAACCCAGCCTGCCATGCTGCAATGCTGCCTTAACCTCCAAGCCTCCACCGCTGCGTTGCTGGTTCAGCTTGCTATGGGAAACCAGGGGCCTGAACATGTAGCACTCAGTTTTCCTCTGCCTTCCTTACAGACTACGATGCTCTGCTACATACCAG AGTTTTTCGTGGAGAACCTGGGagactttttcatttttctgcgGCGATTCGCGGACAGTGTTTTGGAGACATCAGCAGAAAGCCTGGAGCAGATTCTTAACTTTATTACTGTCTACATGGGTAATGTTGACAG GATGAAGAACCCACATTTAAGAGCAAAGCTTGCTGAAGTCTTGGAGGCAGTGATGCCGCACATGGAGCCGGTAGCTCCCAGCGCTCCTCAGCCAATCGTGTTCCAACGCGAATCGGTCTTTTGCTTCTACAGTCATGCTCCTCAGCTGGCTGAGGCCCTCATCACTGTGTTTGTAGACATTGAATTCacag GCGATCCTCACCAGTTTGAGCAGAAATTTAACTACAGAAGACCTATGTATCCAATCCTCAAGTACATGTGGAGCAAAGACAACTATAGGGAGAGTATTAAG CATTTGGCAAGCTATGCATCTGAGAACCTGGAGGCCATGACCCCCCCCCTGTTCCTCAGGTTTCTCAACTTACTTATGAATGATGCCATCTTCTTGTTGGATGAAGCGATTCAG TACCTAAGCAAAATCAAGATactgcagctggagagggaTCGAGGAGAGTGGGAAGCCCTGACCCCTGATGCCCGAAGAGAGAAGGAGTCAAGCTTGCAGATGTTTGGACAGCTGGGCCGCTTCCACAACATTATGTCTAACGAGACTATCGGCACACTGGCCTTCCTCACCTCAG AAATCAAGGGAATCTTTGTGCACCCCTTCCTTGCTGAGAGGATCATCTCCATGCTGAACTACTTCCTGCAACACCTTGTGGGTCCAAAGATGGGTGCCCTTAAAGTTAAGGACTTCAGTGAGTTTGACTTCAAGCCCCAGCAACTTGTTTCTGACATCTGCACGATCTACCTGAACCTGGG TGACGAGGAGAATTTCTGTGGCACAGTCCCGAAAGATGGACGATCATACTCTCCCACACTGTTCTCTCAGACCGTTAGAGTACTAAAGAAGATCAACAAACCTGGGGACATGATTGTGGCTTTTGCACTTCTTGCAGATAAAATAAAG TCttatgcagacagacagcagcaggaagaggagacatATGCAGATGCTCCAGATGAGTTCTTGGACCCCATCATGTCCACATTGATGCTGGATCCTgttcttcttccttcttctaaTGTAACAGTCGACCGTTCAACCATTGCAAGGCATCTACTCAG TGATCAGACAGACCCTTTTAACCGCAGCCCCCTAACCATGGACCAGATCAGACCAAATGAGGAACTAAAACAGCAAATCTTACAGTGGCTGGAAAAGCACAagcaggagaggctgcagctgggacCCAGTGGCTAG